One window of Microcoleus vaginatus PCC 9802 genomic DNA carries:
- a CDS encoding ATP-dependent metallopeptidase FtsH/Yme1/Tma family protein, translating into MNKRWRNAGLYALLAIVVIALATAFFDKQPPSREVWKYSQFIQEVEGKRVDKINISSDRSKALVTAQDGNKVLVNLPNDPELINILTKNNVDISVLPQSDEGFWVKALSSLFFPILLLVGLFFLVRRAQNGPGNQAMNFGKSKARVQMEPQTQVTFGDVAGIEQAKLELAEVVDFLKNADRFTAVGAKIPKGVLLVGPPGTGKTLLAKAVAGEAGVPFFSISGSEFVEMFVGVGASRVRDLFEQAKSNAPCIVFIDEIDAVGRQRGAGLGGGNDEREQTLNQLLTEMDGFEGNTGIILIAATNRPDVLDAALLRPGRFDRQVVVDRPDFGGRLEILNVHARGKTLSKDVDLEKIARRTPGFTGADLSNLLNEAAILAARRNLTEVSMDEVNDAIDRVLAGPEKKDRVMSEKRKTLVAYHEAGHALVGALMPDYDPVQKISIIPRGRAGGLTWFTPSEDRMDSGLYSRSYLQNQMAVALGGRIAEEIVFGEEEVTTGASNDLQQVARVARQMVTRFGMSDRLGPVALGRQQGNMFMGRDIMAERDFSEETAATIDDEVRLLVEQAYRRAKDVLVGNRHVLNALADMLVEKETVDADELQNLLANSDVKMATIA; encoded by the coding sequence GTGAATAAACGCTGGAGAAACGCTGGCCTGTACGCACTGCTGGCTATTGTAGTCATTGCCTTAGCAACGGCTTTTTTTGACAAACAGCCCCCAAGCCGCGAAGTTTGGAAGTACAGTCAATTCATTCAGGAAGTCGAAGGCAAGAGAGTAGACAAAATAAATATCAGTTCCGATCGCAGCAAAGCCTTGGTCACAGCCCAGGACGGCAACAAGGTACTCGTTAACCTGCCCAACGACCCCGAACTGATCAACATCCTGACCAAAAATAACGTAGATATTTCTGTTCTGCCCCAAAGCGACGAAGGCTTCTGGGTAAAAGCCCTCAGCAGCCTGTTCTTCCCGATTCTGCTTTTGGTCGGACTGTTTTTCCTGGTGCGGCGCGCGCAAAACGGGCCCGGCAACCAAGCCATGAACTTCGGCAAATCCAAAGCTAGAGTCCAAATGGAGCCACAAACTCAGGTGACTTTCGGCGACGTGGCCGGCATCGAACAAGCCAAGCTAGAGCTCGCAGAAGTCGTGGACTTCCTGAAAAATGCAGACCGCTTCACCGCAGTGGGAGCAAAAATCCCCAAAGGCGTGCTGCTGGTCGGCCCTCCCGGAACTGGCAAAACCCTGCTGGCAAAAGCAGTGGCTGGAGAAGCAGGCGTTCCCTTCTTCTCGATTTCCGGTTCAGAATTTGTGGAAATGTTCGTGGGTGTCGGTGCTTCCCGCGTCCGCGACTTGTTTGAACAAGCTAAATCGAACGCTCCTTGTATCGTATTTATCGATGAAATTGACGCCGTAGGCCGCCAGCGGGGCGCTGGTTTGGGCGGTGGTAACGACGAACGCGAACAAACCCTGAACCAGTTGCTGACCGAAATGGACGGCTTTGAGGGTAATACTGGCATCATTTTGATTGCTGCCACGAACCGCCCCGATGTGCTCGATGCGGCGCTGCTGCGTCCGGGTCGTTTTGACCGCCAAGTTGTGGTCGATCGCCCCGACTTCGGAGGCCGCCTAGAAATTCTCAACGTTCACGCCCGCGGCAAAACTTTGTCGAAAGACGTGGACTTGGAAAAAATCGCCCGCCGGACACCCGGTTTCACAGGTGCGGATTTGTCCAACCTACTCAACGAAGCAGCAATTTTAGCCGCCCGTCGCAACTTGACCGAAGTCTCGATGGATGAAGTCAACGATGCGATCGACCGCGTGCTCGCAGGCCCGGAAAAGAAAGACCGCGTGATGAGCGAAAAGCGCAAAACTTTGGTAGCTTACCACGAAGCCGGTCACGCTTTAGTCGGCGCGCTGATGCCCGATTATGACCCCGTGCAGAAAATTAGCATTATCCCCCGCGGCCGCGCTGGCGGTTTGACTTGGTTCACACCAAGCGAAGATCGGATGGATTCTGGCTTGTATTCTCGGTCTTACTTGCAAAATCAAATGGCCGTAGCTTTGGGCGGCCGCATTGCTGAAGAGATTGTCTTCGGCGAAGAAGAAGTAACAACCGGTGCGTCGAACGACTTGCAGCAAGTGGCAAGAGTAGCGCGCCAAATGGTGACTCGCTTCGGAATGAGCGATCGGCTAGGCCCTGTAGCTCTCGGTCGCCAACAAGGCAATATGTTCATGGGTCGCGATATCATGGCCGAACGCGATTTCTCGGAAGAAACCGCAGCGACGATCGACGATGAAGTGCGTTTGTTGGTAGAGCAAGCTTATCGTCGCGCTAAAGATGTACTCGTCGGCAACCGCCATGTCCTTAATGCTTTGGCAGATATGCTAGTTGAAAAGGAAACTGTGGATGCGGATGAATTGCAAAATTTGTTAGCTAATAGCGATGTGAAAATGGCGACTATCGCCTAA
- a CDS encoding MazF family transcriptional regulator: MPSYSKNDIILVRYPFSDLSSSKVRPAIVVSAPHVSQDIMIVPLTSKTASLLEGEFVLAEWSTAGLNVATAVKRGLYTVHESLVLTTIGKLADCDAEQLEQSLRGWLGL; encoded by the coding sequence ATGCCCAGCTACTCTAAAAATGACATAATTTTGGTTAGATATCCCTTTTCAGACTTGTCTAGTTCTAAGGTAAGACCAGCAATTGTTGTGAGTGCGCCGCACGTATCTCAAGACATTATGATTGTGCCATTGACAAGCAAAACTGCATCGTTACTGGAGGGTGAGTTCGTACTTGCTGAATGGTCAACAGCAGGGTTAAATGTGGCTACAGCAGTCAAGCGAGGTTTGTATACAGTGCATGAAAGCTTGGTTCTAACGACAATTGGCAAATTAGCGGATTGTGATGCGGAGCAACTTGAGCAATCTCTTCGAGGTTGGTTAGGGTTGTAG
- a CDS encoding FkbM family methyltransferase, giving the protein MTSEINKIIPAEIKYDQFSQAIKQIAQEEDIQTILEIGSSSGEGSTEAFVTGIRENPHHPQLFCMEISQARFTELQKRYANDGFVKCYNVSSVGMNKFAQEKEVIDFYNSYQTALNQYPIERVLDWLKQDLKYLQDSGVSQVGIKQIKSENKILFFDVVLIDGSEFTGEAELDEVYGAKFILLDDINTFKNHKNYHKLLKDPNYKLLLHNLHLRNGYAIFQKEKFAFNEEQIEQRLVQRLVRQGMTVFDIGANIGNYSLLFSNLVGAEGKVYSFEPTSTTFNRLKQRTENNQNIFLFQNAVFSENKLIEFNEFPDEFSVWNSIGRPQMENPENPQEYVPIVKSETVSAITVDSFCQKHNIEKIDYLKIDVEGAESDVLNGCLNLLARKAIEFIQFEISQKMLEGMQHTAKETFDLLMANGYECHCIEKTGAIGRAVVNSNAFYENYIAFPSLPLHFFTIVLNGEPFIRYHIDVLKKLPFRWHWHIVEGVADLKHDTAWSVTLGGNISDDVHRDGRSLDGTTEYLEELARLYPQNISIYRKPEGEFWEGKREMINAPIARISEECLLWQIDVDELWTFEQICQTRQMFIEHPEKTAAFYWCWYFVGENLVISTRNCYANNPQYEWLRTWRFKPGMVWATHEPPRLAEPLPNGKWRDVAFVNPFRHQETEKEGLVFQHFAYVTPNQLRFKEQYYGYKNATSQWLTLQQQTHFPVLLRQYFDWVKDESQVNSAIACGVEPLAQRDISTKNWHFKTVSALPSLGVNPSQKSPTVVIDGVFFQHNNTGIARVWKSLWQEWANTKLAQNIIILDRNGTAPKISGIRYRTIPVYDYGNTERDRAMLQQICDEEKADLFISTYYTTPLSTPSVFMAYDMIPELMGQNIGHPEWREKHCGIRHASAYITISENTARDLIKVFPQISSNSIAVAHCGIDANFSPADREEVSGFKSKYSITKPYFLLVGERVGWHGYKNGILFFKAFSQLANKFDFDIVCAGGKPVLEPELKLYCSGNTVHTLQLSDTELRAAYSGASVLVYPSKYEGFGLPVLEAMACGCPVITCPNGSIPEVAGQAAVYVNGDDVIGLVNALREIQKPAVRNSLIAAGLEQAKKFSWSKMAAIVSSVLVQVAERAHSENASVQQPTDAGLQGEFGNAENSQPVPSAFKVSAIVSTYNSEKFIRGCLQDLVEQTLYKQDQLEIIVIDSGSQENEQSVVREFQAKYPNIVYDRTSDRETLYAAWNRGIKMSRGAYMTNANTDDRHRPDALEIMAQYLDENAPVSLVYADQLITSTANDTFAKTPAEKCWNWPAFDYSELERRCIIGPQPMWRKSLHEKYGYFRTEFTAAGDYEFWLRIGKSENIVHLPELLGLYCENQQGLEHSSPISQQETRQIWEQYGITRRGVKPATTLPVSISPSQLNAMPYRTSAETLVSVIIPCYNHATLLRETVESVIRQTYPNWECIIVNDGSTDDTSNFANYLIKLYPQKSLRLIDKSNTGPADSRNVGVQQSSGKFILFLDADDKLHPKFIEECVEILLAKPKVGFVYTDVQHFGANCDLVVHGDFDANRFLRDNQAPATSLFRREIYEQVGGLKKVMKLGCEDWEFWVSAYEKGWLGDRLPKPYLYYRQHGDGSSRTQKMASDRPQLDLMRATIIYLHSQLYKPEEVRWSQQILQQHGNLIANELVEFNKPEQFLTLLSQYVGEYQKDQANEVNLANLRQSRQQLANYWLNLPAEQLANAYGGDAGKAHQLLLNSNIKDEALTDAEKIVIDRLASHLSQGVKNPKDINYLLAAALYRRADQLLLNYENAVIPNWFVNQYLKFMFAAPSLFQEIGEADNYCRYAQGWVSYLHSNIFKNQNSQVWQEIASFFTQSANFIPLYFNSENLKDIYTKRADIIEYTLKNRGAAIDCIFPARPANRPKIRLGVLTKHFGAMTETFATLPAFEYLNREQFEIILYALNLDGNKLEQYCQSRADRLVKLSNELPTQVQTIRADDLDILLIATNITAVTHPISLLALHRLARVQTTCFNSPITTGMRHIDYYIAGKLMEPAPEGQEHYREQLATIDGPGCCFSYTLEPYTPNINFTRNSIGISEESVVFISSANLYKLVPELRETWAKIMAAVPNSVLFLMPFGPSWTNHYPGGAFVNNMKAVFAKYGIESNRLRVLKSFPNRADVKEVLKLGDVYLDSYPYAGTTSLVDPLEVGLPTVVRDGDTLRSRMGAAVVRSLSMPDLIANSEASYIQLAVTLGTNPELRQRYRQEIQQKMQANPACFDSVAYSGAIGKLFQELFGKWQTSHLEASRSLQDTIPKQADVGDLLSNAVNLYQRNSSNISAISELRQIRKQIADFWLNVPAENLETAYKSASGNSYQILLKSGFQRQPMIESEQIFLQQLTQISKGLVHPKAVNALLAAMLYFPPGTMRIPDARNRLPHWLIGDYEQVFETEAAVKSDSTSDLLAQYIQSPQFANQLLGCVNLYRIDPSDESVVLELRQIRKQMADFWLTVPSEKLESFYRGEVRKGYQAILSCGLQAESMTEAEQQFLQKLTEISQGLVQPQAINALLGAMLYFVPGKMRVPDARTRLPEWLLEDYEKVFESAFVTTEPTLVKQDYLPQFLNQLTAAVNLYEIDPTAELVIADLRHIRKQIADLWLSVSGEQLELLYRSDFGKGYKAMLGSGFINEPLHESDREFFNSLVAELSKGFGTPKAVNNLLAAMLYCRLGQLRVQDANTCLPPWLLADYEQLVGGAIELAVK; this is encoded by the coding sequence ATGACTTCAGAAATTAATAAAATCATTCCCGCAGAAATTAAGTACGATCAATTTTCTCAGGCTATTAAACAAATAGCCCAAGAAGAAGATATCCAAACCATTTTAGAAATAGGGTCATCTTCTGGCGAGGGAAGTACAGAAGCATTTGTCACAGGAATTAGAGAAAATCCCCATCATCCTCAACTTTTTTGCATGGAAATCTCCCAGGCAAGATTTACCGAATTACAAAAGAGATATGCTAACGATGGTTTTGTAAAATGTTATAATGTTTCCTCAGTAGGAATGAATAAATTTGCTCAAGAAAAAGAAGTTATTGATTTTTATAATTCTTACCAAACAGCACTGAATCAATACCCCATAGAACGAGTATTAGATTGGCTCAAACAAGACCTAAAATATCTTCAAGATTCTGGAGTATCTCAGGTAGGAATTAAGCAAATAAAATCAGAAAATAAAATCCTTTTTTTTGATGTGGTCTTAATAGATGGTTCTGAATTTACCGGGGAAGCGGAATTAGATGAAGTCTATGGGGCTAAATTTATATTGCTAGATGATATTAATACCTTTAAAAACCATAAAAATTACCATAAACTTCTCAAAGATCCTAATTATAAACTCTTATTGCATAATCTTCATCTGCGAAATGGTTATGCCATTTTCCAGAAAGAAAAATTTGCGTTTAATGAAGAACAAATCGAACAACGGCTTGTACAAAGATTAGTTCGTCAAGGGATGACTGTTTTCGATATTGGAGCCAATATTGGTAACTATTCTCTTTTGTTTAGTAATTTAGTCGGAGCTGAAGGAAAAGTATATTCATTTGAGCCGACTTCAACTACTTTTAATAGGCTCAAACAACGAACAGAAAATAATCAGAATATTTTCCTGTTTCAGAATGCAGTATTTTCCGAGAACAAACTGATTGAATTTAATGAATTTCCTGATGAGTTTTCGGTTTGGAACAGCATCGGCAGACCGCAGATGGAAAATCCAGAAAATCCCCAGGAATATGTACCTATTGTAAAAAGCGAAACCGTTAGCGCGATTACAGTTGATTCATTTTGTCAAAAACATAATATTGAGAAAATAGATTACTTAAAAATCGATGTAGAAGGAGCTGAAAGTGATGTTCTTAATGGTTGCCTGAATCTTTTAGCAAGAAAAGCAATTGAGTTTATTCAATTTGAAATATCTCAAAAAATGTTAGAGGGAATGCAGCACACCGCCAAAGAAACTTTTGATTTACTCATGGCCAATGGTTATGAGTGTCATTGTATAGAAAAAACGGGTGCGATTGGTCGAGCAGTTGTCAACTCTAATGCTTTCTATGAAAATTATATTGCATTTCCATCACTTCCCCTTCATTTCTTTACCATCGTTCTCAATGGTGAACCGTTCATCCGTTATCATATTGATGTCTTGAAAAAATTACCCTTTCGATGGCACTGGCATATTGTCGAGGGGGTGGCAGATTTAAAACATGATACGGCTTGGAGTGTAACTCTGGGCGGTAACATTTCTGATGATGTTCATCGCGACGGGCGCAGCCTGGATGGGACTACCGAATATTTAGAGGAACTGGCTCGTCTTTATCCCCAAAATATTAGCATTTATCGTAAGCCAGAAGGCGAATTTTGGGAAGGGAAACGAGAAATGATAAATGCTCCTATTGCCCGGATTTCTGAAGAGTGTTTATTGTGGCAAATTGATGTAGATGAACTCTGGACTTTTGAGCAGATTTGCCAAACTCGACAGATGTTTATTGAACATCCTGAAAAAACCGCGGCTTTTTATTGGTGTTGGTATTTTGTTGGGGAAAATTTAGTTATTAGCACTCGTAATTGTTATGCAAATAATCCTCAATATGAATGGCTACGCACTTGGCGTTTTAAACCAGGTATGGTATGGGCAACCCATGAACCGCCCAGATTAGCGGAACCCTTACCTAACGGTAAATGGCGTGATGTCGCGTTTGTTAATCCTTTTCGACATCAAGAAACCGAAAAAGAGGGGTTAGTTTTCCAACATTTTGCCTACGTTACCCCGAATCAATTGCGCTTTAAAGAGCAATATTATGGTTATAAAAATGCGACTTCTCAATGGTTGACTCTGCAACAACAGACTCACTTTCCTGTCTTATTGCGTCAATACTTTGATTGGGTTAAGGATGAGAGTCAAGTCAATAGCGCGATCGCTTGTGGAGTAGAACCCCTTGCACAACGAGATATTAGTACAAAAAATTGGCACTTTAAAACTGTGTCTGCTTTACCTTCACTTGGTGTTAACCCTAGTCAAAAATCTCCGACTGTTGTCATTGATGGTGTATTTTTTCAACATAATAATACAGGCATTGCTCGCGTTTGGAAATCCCTCTGGCAAGAATGGGCAAATACGAAGTTGGCTCAAAATATTATCATTTTAGATCGAAACGGAACAGCCCCCAAAATTTCTGGTATCCGTTATAGAACTATTCCCGTTTATGATTACGGTAATACCGAGCGCGATCGCGCGATGCTCCAACAAATCTGCGATGAAGAAAAAGCAGATTTATTTATTTCTACTTATTATACAACGCCTTTGTCAACGCCATCGGTATTCATGGCCTATGACATGATTCCAGAGTTGATGGGACAAAATATTGGTCATCCCGAGTGGAGAGAAAAGCATTGCGGTATCCGCCACGCCTCTGCTTACATCACCATTTCGGAAAATACAGCCCGCGATTTAATTAAGGTTTTTCCGCAGATTTCTTCAAATTCTATCGCTGTAGCGCACTGTGGCATTGATGCCAATTTTTCGCCAGCCGATAGAGAAGAAGTTTCAGGCTTTAAGTCAAAATACAGCATTACCAAGCCCTATTTTCTTTTGGTAGGCGAAAGGGTAGGCTGGCATGGTTACAAGAACGGGATATTATTCTTCAAAGCCTTTTCTCAACTTGCCAACAAGTTTGACTTTGATATAGTCTGTGCAGGTGGCAAACCTGTATTAGAACCAGAGTTGAAATTGTACTGTTCTGGGAATACTGTCCACACGCTGCAACTAAGCGACACGGAACTGAGAGCTGCTTATTCTGGTGCTTCAGTGTTAGTTTATCCGTCGAAATATGAAGGCTTTGGGTTGCCAGTCCTTGAGGCAATGGCTTGCGGTTGTCCAGTCATCACCTGTCCAAACGGTTCGATTCCAGAAGTAGCAGGACAAGCAGCGGTTTATGTAAATGGGGATGATGTTATTGGGCTTGTCAATGCTTTGCGGGAAATACAGAAGCCCGCTGTCCGCAACTCATTAATTGCGGCGGGGTTAGAGCAAGCTAAGAAGTTTTCCTGGTCGAAAATGGCTGCAATTGTTAGCTCAGTTTTGGTTCAAGTAGCTGAGCGCGCACATTCGGAGAATGCTTCCGTTCAACAGCCAACTGATGCAGGCTTGCAGGGGGAATTCGGGAATGCTGAGAACTCCCAGCCTGTCCCCTCCGCTTTTAAAGTATCTGCGATCGTTTCTACTTACAATTCCGAAAAATTTATCCGCGGGTGCTTGCAGGACTTGGTAGAGCAAACGCTGTACAAACAAGACCAACTCGAAATCATAGTAATTGACAGCGGTTCCCAAGAAAATGAACAGTCTGTTGTGCGGGAATTTCAAGCGAAATATCCGAATATTGTGTACGATCGCACTTCGGACCGCGAGACATTATATGCAGCCTGGAATCGAGGCATTAAGATGTCGCGCGGAGCTTACATGACTAATGCTAATACCGATGACAGACACCGCCCCGATGCCCTAGAAATCATGGCGCAATACTTGGATGAAAATGCCCCAGTAAGTCTGGTTTATGCTGACCAATTAATCACCAGCACAGCTAACGATACTTTTGCAAAAACCCCAGCAGAAAAGTGCTGGAATTGGCCAGCCTTTGACTACAGCGAACTCGAACGGCGCTGCATTATTGGTCCCCAGCCGATGTGGAGAAAATCGCTGCACGAAAAATACGGCTATTTCCGAACCGAATTTACGGCGGCTGGCGATTACGAATTTTGGCTGCGGATTGGCAAAAGCGAAAATATTGTGCACTTGCCAGAACTTCTCGGCTTGTACTGCGAAAATCAACAAGGTTTGGAACATTCATCGCCAATATCGCAGCAAGAAACTCGGCAAATATGGGAGCAATATGGGATCACCCGCCGAGGTGTAAAACCAGCCACTACATTACCTGTTTCAATCTCTCCATCACAGCTAAATGCCATGCCCTACCGCACCTCCGCAGAAACACTCGTCAGCGTAATCATTCCCTGCTACAATCACGCAACTTTACTGAGAGAAACTGTTGAAAGTGTTATCCGTCAAACTTATCCAAACTGGGAGTGCATAATTGTCAATGATGGCAGCACTGATGATACCAGCAACTTCGCCAATTATTTAATTAAACTGTATCCTCAAAAATCGCTTCGCCTCATAGATAAATCCAACACGGGACCCGCTGATTCGAGAAATGTTGGCGTTCAGCAGTCGTCAGGAAAGTTTATTTTATTCCTAGATGCTGATGATAAACTTCATCCCAAATTTATCGAGGAGTGCGTGGAAATTTTATTAGCAAAACCAAAGGTTGGTTTTGTCTATACAGATGTGCAGCACTTCGGAGCAAATTGCGATTTAGTTGTTCACGGTGACTTTGATGCCAATCGGTTTTTGAGAGACAATCAAGCCCCTGCTACTTCCCTATTTAGAAGGGAGATTTACGAGCAAGTAGGTGGCTTAAAAAAAGTGATGAAGCTGGGATGCGAAGATTGGGAATTTTGGGTTTCTGCCTATGAAAAAGGCTGGTTAGGCGATCGATTACCTAAGCCTTACCTCTATTACAGGCAGCACGGCGACGGATCTAGCAGAACCCAAAAAATGGCTAGCGATCGCCCACAATTAGACTTAATGAGAGCCACAATTATTTACCTCCACTCTCAACTTTATAAACCCGAAGAAGTGCGTTGGTCACAGCAGATTTTGCAGCAACACGGGAATTTAATAGCTAATGAATTAGTGGAATTTAACAAACCCGAACAATTTTTAACTTTGCTGTCCCAATATGTGGGAGAGTATCAAAAAGACCAAGCTAATGAAGTAAACCTCGCTAACCTCCGCCAATCCCGGCAGCAACTTGCCAATTATTGGCTGAATCTGCCTGCTGAACAACTGGCAAATGCCTATGGCGGTGATGCTGGTAAGGCGCATCAGCTACTGCTAAACAGTAACATCAAAGATGAAGCGCTGACAGATGCCGAAAAGATTGTTATCGATCGACTAGCATCGCATCTCTCCCAGGGAGTTAAAAATCCCAAAGATATTAACTACCTACTAGCAGCCGCCCTATATCGTCGTGCAGATCAGTTACTGCTGAACTATGAAAATGCAGTTATACCTAATTGGTTTGTCAACCAGTATCTCAAATTCATGTTTGCGGCGCCTAGTCTCTTTCAAGAAATAGGAGAGGCTGACAATTATTGCCGATATGCCCAGGGATGGGTCAGTTATTTGCATAGCAATATCTTCAAGAACCAAAACTCACAAGTGTGGCAGGAAATCGCCTCGTTCTTCACCCAAAGCGCTAACTTTATTCCTCTGTACTTTAATAGTGAAAATCTCAAGGATATATACACAAAGCGGGCAGATATTATTGAATATACCTTGAAAAATCGTGGCGCTGCGATTGATTGCATTTTTCCGGCTAGACCTGCGAACAGGCCGAAAATTCGCCTTGGTGTCCTGACTAAACATTTCGGGGCTATGACGGAAACTTTCGCTACCTTGCCAGCTTTTGAATATCTGAATCGAGAGCAATTTGAAATTATTTTATACGCTCTCAATCTCGACGGCAATAAACTAGAACAGTATTGTCAGAGTCGCGCTGACAGACTGGTTAAACTGTCTAATGAATTGCCAACTCAAGTTCAGACAATCCGCGCTGATGACTTAGATATTCTGCTGATTGCTACCAATATTACTGCGGTTACTCATCCGATTAGTTTACTGGCGCTGCATCGATTGGCGCGGGTACAAACTACCTGTTTTAATTCTCCCATTACCACAGGAATGCGACACATTGACTATTACATTGCTGGTAAGTTGATGGAACCTGCACCTGAAGGACAGGAGCATTATCGCGAGCAATTAGCAACTATTGACGGGCCTGGCTGCTGTTTTAGCTATACCCTCGAACCTTACACTCCTAACATTAATTTCACCAGAAATAGTATCGGGATTTCCGAGGAATCGGTTGTCTTTATTTCGAGTGCTAATTTGTATAAGCTAGTGCCGGAGTTAAGGGAAACATGGGCAAAAATTATGGCTGCTGTTCCTAATTCGGTGCTGTTTTTAATGCCCTTCGGTCCTAGCTGGACTAATCATTATCCTGGAGGGGCTTTTGTGAATAATATGAAAGCCGTTTTTGCTAAGTATGGCATTGAGAGTAATCGTTTGCGGGTGTTGAAGAGTTTTCCTAACCGTGCGGATGTTAAAGAAGTTCTGAAGTTGGGGGATGTTTATTTGGATTCCTATCCCTATGCGGGGACTACTTCTCTTGTAGATCCGTTAGAGGTGGGACTTCCAACGGTGGTTAGGGATGGCGATACTTTGCGATCGAGAATGGGGGCGGCCGTGGTACGATCGCTCTCTATGCCAGATTTAATTGCCAATAGTGAAGCATCTTACATTCAGCTAGCAGTTACTCTCGGCACTAATCCTGAACTTCGGCAACGCTATCGCCAGGAAATTCAGCAAAAAATGCAAGCTAATCCGGCTTGTTTTGACAGTGTTGCATACTCGGGGGCGATCGGCAAATTATTCCAAGAACTCTTTGGTAAATGGCAAACCAGCCACCTGGAAGCATCCCGCAGCTTACAGGATACCATTCCCAAGCAGGCAGATGTCGGCGATCTTCTCTCGAATGCCGTCAACCTTTACCAAAGAAACTCTTCAAACATCTCAGCAATATCCGAACTCCGTCAAATCCGCAAACAAATCGCTGATTTTTGGCTGAACGTTCCCGCCGAAAACCTCGAAACCGCCTACAAAAGCGCTTCAGGTAACAGCTATCAAATCCTGCTCAAGAGCGGTTTCCAACGTCAACCGATGATCGAAAGCGAACAAATATTTTTGCAGCAATTAACCCAGATTAGCAAAGGATTAGTGCATCCCAAAGCTGTCAACGCCTTGCTTGCCGCGATGCTGTATTTCCCGCCGGGAACCATGCGAATTCCCGACGCTCGCAACCGTTTGCCGCACTGGTTAATTGGGGATTACGAACAAGTTTTTGAGACTGAAGCCGCCGTCAAGTCTGATTCAACTTCTGACTTGCTAGCTCAATACATTCAATCGCCACAATTTGCGAATCAACTGTTAGGATGCGTCAATCTTTACCGCATCGATCCGTCTGACGAATCGGTAGTTTTGGAACTCCGCCAAATCAGAAAACAAATGGCTGATTTTTGGCTGACTGTTCCTTCAGAGAAACTCGAAAGTTTTTACCGAGGAGAAGTTCGCAAGGGATATCAAGCAATACTTAGCTGCGGCTTGCAAGCAGAATCGATGACTGAAGCCGAACAGCAGTTTTTGCAGAAATTGACTGAAATTAGCCAAGGGTTGGTCCAGCCTCAAGCTATCAATGCTCTCCTGGGGGCAATGCTGTATTTTGTTCCGGGAAAAATGCGGGTTCCCGATGCTCGCACCCGGTTGCCGGAGTGGTTGCTTGAAGATTACGAAAAGGTGTTTGAAAGCGCATTTGTGACAACAGAACCAACACTTGTCAAACAAGATTATCTGCCGCAGTTTCTCAATCAATTAACTGCTGCCGTCAATCTCTATGAAATAGACCCTACGGCTGAATTGGTAATAGCAGATTTGCGGCATATTCGCAAGCAAATTGCCGATTTGTGGCTGAGCGTTTCCGGAGAACAACTGGAACTTTTGTACCGGAGCGATTTTGGCAAGGGTTACAAAGCAATGCTGGGCAGCGGGTTTATTAACGAGCCACTGCATGAGAGCGATCGCGAGTTTTTTAACTCGTTGGTTGCTGAGTTGAGTAAAGGGTTTGGAACGCCTAAAGCTGTTAATAATTTGTTGGCCGCCATGCTGTATTGTCGCCTAGGACAGTTGCGGGTTCAGGATGCGAATACTTGTTTGCCTCCGTGGTTGTTGGCGGATTACGAGCAGTTGGTTGGGGGTGCGATCGAGCTTGCGGTGAAGTAA